In the genome of Mycoplasma nasistruthionis, the window TCATTTGTACCAGCTGAATTTGATTTTTCAACATTTAGCTTAGTTAAACCATATCCTATTAAAGAAGGTGATAAATTATTAAATGAAATGTCTACTAAAAACTGACTATGATATTTATTTAATTTAAACAATTTTTCTTTAATTCAAGTTAGTGAGTTTACGCGTGATTTTAATAATAATGAAGAAGAATTTGAAAAGAAAAGTCTTGAAAATGCACTTTTATACAAGATTTTTATAAAATTAAAGAGTAATCAAATTAGTCAATTTGTGGTTCTAAATTCAGTTTATGATGATGAAAAATCCATTTTCTTATTTACGAGTGAAGGATTTATTTTAAAAATGAATCTAGAAATATCTACCGATTCAGAAACTAATGAAACAACAACCAAAACAGAACTATTAACTTATATTGATTCCTTTCCAAACTTATTAAAAGCACAAGATCCAAATTCTATTTTTGATTTAAATAAATATGTGACATTATTCGGTGAATTTGGTAATGATGACACCGGTAAGGCAGAGTCGCCAAGAATAGCCTTTTTAGACCATTATGGAGCTACTAGATTGCGTTATACAGCAATCGATGTAAATAAATAAAATATGAAATTAT includes:
- a CDS encoding aromatic motif membrane protein — encoded protein: MKSLTKLIGIIALGIGIGGAIPPMVYSFNSQAKFKNKNTESSQNDSESITSFKQVQTDKKLVNAPETELKVDQALSWDNFIAQDSINQILDLIYPNKESKENYIQSQKELGDDYLLKIQSALRYSNNVTQSFVPAEFDFSTFSLVKPYPIKEGDKLLNEMSTKNWLWYLFNLNNFSLIQVSEFTRDFNNNEEEFEKKSLENALLYKIFIKLKSNQISQFVVLNSVYDDEKSIFLFTSEGFILKMNLEISTDSETNETTTKTELLTYIDSFPNLLKAQDPNSIFDLNKYVTLFGEFGNDDTGKAESPRIAFLDHYGATRLRYTAIDVNK